From a region of the Rhodococcus sp. 4CII genome:
- the arfB gene encoding alternative ribosome rescue aminoacyl-tRNA hydrolase ArfB, which produces MSDVSPVFPGGDVTDDLEITRSLVVPAAELQWRFSRAGGPGGQGVNTTDSRVELRVNLWTLSTLTPAQLERMQIRLGHRLVDGVVSVVASETRSQLRNRRAARARMAALLRAAVLAEPRTRRPTTATKGSQRRRLEAKKRRGQTKNLRKKPDM; this is translated from the coding sequence GTGAGCGACGTTTCTCCGGTGTTTCCCGGTGGCGACGTCACCGACGACCTCGAGATCACGCGATCGCTGGTCGTTCCCGCCGCCGAGTTGCAGTGGCGGTTCTCCCGCGCCGGCGGTCCCGGCGGTCAGGGAGTCAACACCACCGACTCGCGGGTGGAGTTGCGGGTGAACCTGTGGACGTTGTCGACGCTGACGCCCGCCCAGCTCGAGCGCATGCAGATTCGGCTGGGACACAGGCTCGTTGACGGTGTGGTCAGCGTGGTCGCGTCCGAAACCCGTTCGCAACTGCGTAATCGGCGCGCGGCACGGGCCCGGATGGCAGCCCTGCTGCGGGCGGCCGTCCTGGCCGAACCCCGCACCCGGCGTCCGACCACGGCCACCAAGGGGTCGCAGCGGCGAAGACTCGAGGCCAAGAAGCGACGAGGCCAGACCAAGAACCTGCGGAAGAAGCCGGACATGTAG
- a CDS encoding xanthine dehydrogenase family protein subunit M: MQVPGSFEYERATGVEDAIALLDRLGDEARLVAGGHSLLPMMKLRLANPEYLIDINDLEGELGYITTGPGTMRIGAMTRHRRLLESDELAAVFPLFRDAEKVIADPVVRNRGTIGGSLCQADPAEDLTTVCGVLAATCVVRGPGGRREIPLAEFLVGPYETALAHNEMLIEIVVPVHGHSSSAYAKVERRTGDWAVAAAGAAVTVEGGELARAAVGLTAVNPDPSGLADVADYLTGRPPSEEAFTQAGRMAAQACEPVGDARGTADYKRHLASELTIRTLRTAVDRVLRSDVEHEPTGEEA, from the coding sequence ATGCAAGTACCAGGATCCTTCGAATACGAGCGCGCAACCGGCGTCGAGGACGCCATCGCCCTGCTGGACCGGCTGGGAGACGAAGCCCGACTCGTCGCAGGCGGCCACAGTCTGCTCCCCATGATGAAGCTTCGACTCGCGAACCCCGAATACCTCATCGACATCAACGACCTCGAGGGCGAACTCGGATACATCACCACCGGGCCGGGGACGATGCGGATCGGTGCGATGACGCGGCACCGCCGGCTCCTCGAATCGGACGAACTAGCCGCGGTGTTCCCGCTGTTTCGTGACGCGGAGAAGGTGATCGCCGACCCGGTGGTGCGCAACCGCGGGACGATCGGCGGGTCGCTGTGCCAGGCCGACCCGGCCGAGGACCTCACCACCGTCTGCGGCGTCCTCGCCGCCACGTGCGTGGTGCGCGGACCCGGGGGACGCCGCGAGATCCCGTTGGCCGAGTTCCTCGTCGGCCCGTACGAGACGGCGCTCGCGCACAACGAGATGCTCATCGAGATCGTCGTCCCGGTCCACGGCCACAGCTCCAGTGCGTACGCCAAGGTCGAACGGCGGACCGGGGATTGGGCCGTCGCCGCGGCCGGCGCCGCCGTCACGGTGGAGGGCGGGGAACTCGCCCGCGCCGCGGTCGGTCTGACCGCCGTCAACCCGGACCCGTCCGGACTCGCGGACGTCGCCGACTACCTGACCGGGCGGCCGCCCTCGGAGGAGGCCTTCACGCAGGCCGGTCGGATGGCCGCGCAGGCCTGCGAACCCGTGGGAGACGCCCGCGGCACCGCCGACTACAAACGCCATCTCGCGTCCGAACTCACCATCCGCACACTCCGCACCGCGGTCGACCGGGTGCTGCGCAGCGATGTGGAGCACGAACCGACCGGAGAAGAGGCATAG
- a CDS encoding (2Fe-2S)-binding protein, which yields MQVNMTVNGEAVSAEVEPRMLLVHFLRDQLGLTGTHWGCDTSNCGTCVVTVDGDPVKSCTMLAAMAGGHDVRTVEGLEHDGELDPVQQGFMQCHGLQCGFCTPGMMMTARALLDRVDSPDEATIREAISGQICRCTGYTTIVRSVQWAADHRHGVAAEPEPAGDFDAEVQEDTTRGAEGAPMNVEEHATTGSPS from the coding sequence ATGCAGGTGAACATGACCGTCAACGGTGAAGCGGTGAGCGCCGAGGTGGAGCCGCGCATGCTGCTGGTCCACTTTCTGCGCGATCAGCTGGGCCTGACCGGCACCCACTGGGGCTGCGACACCAGCAACTGCGGCACGTGCGTCGTCACCGTCGACGGCGACCCGGTGAAGTCGTGCACGATGCTCGCGGCGATGGCCGGGGGGCACGACGTCCGCACCGTCGAGGGGCTCGAACACGACGGCGAACTCGACCCCGTCCAGCAGGGCTTCATGCAGTGCCACGGACTGCAGTGCGGGTTCTGCACCCCGGGAATGATGATGACGGCCCGGGCCCTGCTCGACCGCGTCGACAGCCCGGACGAGGCCACCATCCGAGAAGCGATCTCCGGGCAGATCTGCCGGTGCACCGGGTACACCACGATCGTCCGGTCGGTCCAGTGGGCGGCGGACCACCGGCACGGCGTAGCCGCCGAACCCGAACCGGCCGGCGACTTCGACGCGGAGGTCCAGGAAGACACGACGCGGGGCGCCGAGGGTGCCCCGATGAACGTCGAGGAACACGCGACTACAGGAAGCCCGTCATGA
- a CDS encoding helix-turn-helix transcriptional regulator, with protein sequence MAPDVFTVVAEPQRRRILERLRTGHASVGELVDHLALPQPTVSKHLRVLRQAGFVTCRTAAQQRIYSLHREPFDEFDEWLQPYRQLWTHHFDALGRHLDSKEN encoded by the coding sequence ATGGCACCTGACGTGTTCACCGTGGTCGCCGAACCGCAGAGGCGCAGGATCCTCGAACGGCTGCGAACCGGCCACGCCAGCGTCGGCGAACTCGTCGACCACCTCGCACTGCCGCAGCCGACCGTGTCGAAACATCTACGGGTACTGCGGCAGGCGGGGTTCGTCACCTGCCGCACCGCCGCGCAGCAGCGCATCTACAGCCTGCACCGCGAACCGTTCGACGAGTTCGACGAGTGGCTGCAGCCGTACCGCCAGCTGTGGACCCACCACTTCGACGCCCTGGGGCGGCACCTCGATTCGAAGGAGAACTGA
- a CDS encoding XdhC family protein, producing the protein MDLKERAAQLVRDRRPFVHATVVRAQPPTSSHTGDEAILLQDGTIEGFVGGQCAQNSVRTAALGVLDSNKSVLLRILPDGAVQFPEAPGASVVVNPCLSGGAMEIFLEPQLPPPLVRIYGTTPIAQALARIAELLEFSVEHDDAGLERFSGTTAVVLAGHGGPEAEVIRAALHAGVGYVGLVASRSRGGAILDALELTEPERARVHTPVGLDIGARTSAEIAVSIAAELVHELRTAGLRAPEHDSAVRDTVREAIDPVCGMSVVVGPDTAHLRRGGDDFWFCGPGCRASFARETGARGTGAQ; encoded by the coding sequence ATGGATCTGAAAGAGCGTGCGGCGCAACTGGTGCGCGACCGCAGGCCGTTCGTCCACGCGACGGTGGTGCGCGCGCAGCCGCCCACGTCCAGTCACACCGGCGACGAGGCGATCCTCCTCCAGGACGGGACCATCGAGGGGTTCGTCGGCGGTCAATGCGCACAGAACTCGGTGCGCACCGCCGCTCTCGGCGTGCTCGATTCCAACAAGAGTGTGCTGCTCCGGATCCTTCCCGACGGGGCCGTGCAGTTCCCCGAGGCGCCGGGCGCGTCCGTCGTGGTCAATCCGTGCCTGTCCGGCGGCGCCATGGAGATCTTCCTCGAGCCGCAACTGCCGCCGCCGCTGGTGCGGATCTACGGCACCACACCGATCGCGCAGGCGCTGGCCCGCATCGCGGAATTGCTGGAGTTCTCCGTCGAGCACGACGACGCCGGGCTCGAACGGTTCTCCGGCACGACCGCGGTGGTGCTGGCCGGACACGGCGGGCCCGAGGCGGAGGTCATCCGCGCGGCGCTCCACGCCGGGGTCGGCTACGTCGGGCTCGTCGCCAGCCGCAGCCGGGGTGGGGCCATCCTCGACGCCCTCGAGCTCACCGAACCCGAGCGGGCCCGGGTGCACACCCCCGTCGGCCTCGACATCGGGGCGAGGACCTCCGCGGAGATCGCGGTGTCGATCGCCGCGGAGCTGGTGCACGAACTGCGGACCGCGGGACTCCGGGCGCCCGAGCATGATTCGGCTGTCCGGGACACGGTGCGCGAGGCGATCGACCCGGTGTGCGGGATGAGCGTCGTCGTCGGCCCGGACACCGCGCACCTGCGGCGGGGCGGCGACGACTTCTGGTTCTGCGGTCCGGGTTGCCGGGCGTCGTTCGCGCGGGAGACGGGAGCGCGGGGGACGGGAGCGCAATGA
- a CDS encoding SRPBCC family protein — translation MTESDARRDFRPGPLRHVEVSRGGTRWALTFVRDFTHSASALWTALTDPGELPQWAPYTADRDLGSVGPATLIMIDGDERTELDGTVTRADAPCVLEHAWGEDVLLWRIEGTDSGTRLTLRHTLDDQRTAAMTAAGWHLCLDVAEALLDGNPVGPIVGAEAMTHGWRELNEQYSARLGLEPIDPTLP, via the coding sequence ATGACCGAGTCGGACGCACGACGCGACTTTCGTCCCGGCCCACTACGGCACGTCGAGGTGAGCCGGGGCGGCACCCGGTGGGCCCTGACATTCGTCCGCGACTTCACCCACTCCGCCTCGGCGCTGTGGACGGCACTCACCGATCCGGGGGAACTCCCCCAGTGGGCGCCCTACACCGCCGACCGCGACCTCGGATCGGTCGGACCCGCCACCCTGATCATGATCGACGGGGACGAGCGCACCGAACTCGACGGCACCGTCACCCGCGCCGACGCACCCTGCGTCCTCGAACATGCCTGGGGCGAAGACGTACTGCTGTGGAGGATCGAGGGAACCGACTCGGGCACCCGGTTGACGTTGCGCCACACGCTCGACGACCAGCGCACCGCGGCGATGACGGCGGCCGGGTGGCACCTGTGCCTCGACGTCGCGGAGGCCCTCCTCGACGGCAACCCGGTCGGGCCGATCGTCGGCGCCGAGGCGATGACCCACGGCTGGCGCGAACTCAACGAGCAGTACTCCGCACGCCTCGGCCTCGAACCGATCGATCCGACGCTGCCCTGA
- a CDS encoding SRPBCC family protein, translated as MKIANEFTVSAPIEQAWEVLSDLDQVAPLLPGAQMTGREGDDYLGKVKVKVGPVTSEFKGKATFVVRDPEEHRAVIDARGRDSRGSGNASATITAQLHEVGDGTRVTVDTDMKIVGKLAQFGSGMIQQVSEKLMGQFAESLEAKLAGGPADEPASTPAAADSAGTATLSVAPPAAEPAALDLLALSGAGAWKRYAPILAAVLAGIVVVLVLGRRRR; from the coding sequence ATGAAGATTGCCAACGAGTTCACCGTCAGCGCACCGATCGAACAGGCATGGGAGGTACTCAGCGATCTCGACCAGGTGGCTCCGCTGCTCCCCGGGGCGCAGATGACCGGACGGGAGGGTGACGACTATCTGGGAAAGGTGAAGGTGAAGGTCGGCCCGGTGACGAGTGAATTCAAGGGCAAGGCCACCTTCGTGGTGCGGGACCCGGAGGAACATCGCGCCGTGATCGACGCCCGCGGACGGGACTCGCGCGGATCCGGCAACGCGTCCGCGACGATCACCGCCCAGTTGCACGAGGTCGGCGACGGCACCCGTGTCACCGTCGACACCGACATGAAGATCGTCGGCAAACTCGCGCAGTTCGGCAGCGGGATGATTCAGCAGGTGTCGGAGAAACTCATGGGGCAGTTCGCGGAGTCGCTGGAAGCCAAACTCGCCGGGGGACCCGCCGACGAGCCGGCCTCGACGCCCGCCGCGGCCGACTCCGCCGGCACCGCGACGCTGTCCGTGGCCCCGCCGGCAGCGGAACCGGCTGCGCTGGACCTCCTGGCTCTCTCCGGCGCCGGGGCCTGGAAACGGTACGCCCCGATTCTCGCCGCCGTCCTCGCCGGAATCGTGGTCGTCCTGGTGCTGGGCCGCCGCAGGAGATGA
- a CDS encoding MoxR family ATPase, translated as MTAAFEDVADVVRRFDAEDYLLDLGTASALYLAAVLRRPLLLEGEPGVGKTTAAKALASVLGAPLIRLQCYEGLSANEALYDWNYQRQLLTIRLAESRGDGLTEDDLFAEEFLLQRPILHCVRYRGPTPPVLLIDEIDRADDEFEALLLEFLGEASVTVPELGTFTAEHHPVVVLTSNRSRDLHDALRRRCLYHWIDYPEPARAAAIVRRTVPAAAAPLIEHATRFVGRARELDLDKPPGIAETIDWVSALAALGVADLVRDNAISSLSALAKTPDDRTIVQDAFAEYAHGLATG; from the coding sequence ATGACGGCAGCGTTCGAGGATGTGGCGGACGTGGTCCGGCGCTTCGATGCCGAGGACTACCTCCTCGATCTCGGTACGGCGTCGGCGCTGTACCTGGCGGCGGTGCTGCGGCGTCCGCTGCTGCTCGAAGGAGAACCCGGCGTGGGCAAGACCACCGCGGCCAAGGCGCTCGCGTCCGTTCTCGGCGCACCTCTGATCCGCTTGCAGTGCTACGAGGGGCTCAGCGCGAACGAGGCCCTCTACGACTGGAACTACCAGCGCCAGCTGCTCACCATCCGGCTGGCCGAATCGCGGGGCGACGGCCTGACGGAGGACGACCTATTCGCCGAGGAATTCCTGCTCCAGCGCCCGATCCTCCACTGTGTGCGATATCGGGGACCGACGCCGCCCGTGCTGCTGATCGACGAAATAGACAGGGCCGACGACGAATTCGAGGCGCTGCTCCTCGAATTCCTCGGGGAGGCCTCGGTCACCGTTCCCGAGTTGGGGACGTTCACGGCCGAACACCACCCCGTCGTGGTGCTGACGTCCAACCGCAGCCGCGACCTCCACGACGCCCTGCGGAGGCGTTGCCTGTACCACTGGATCGACTATCCCGAACCCGCGCGGGCGGCCGCCATCGTGCGCCGCACGGTGCCCGCCGCCGCGGCGCCGCTGATCGAGCACGCCACTCGATTCGTCGGCCGTGCACGCGAACTCGATCTCGACAAGCCGCCCGGCATCGCGGAGACGATCGACTGGGTATCGGCACTCGCGGCGCTCGGCGTGGCGGACCTGGTTCGCGACAACGCGATCTCGAGCCTGAGTGCGCTCGCCAAGACCCCGGACGACCGCACGATCGTTCAGGACGCATTCGCCGAGTACGCCCACGGCCTGGCCACCGGATGA
- a CDS encoding VOC family protein, whose protein sequence is MGLQWEAVVVNAVDPTALGRWWADALGWGAVIDSDGDVHIRPEADSHPEILFVAVPDPKQIQNRLHLDFRPENQDAEVERLVALGARRADVGQGEQSWVVLADPEGNEFCVLSGRR, encoded by the coding sequence ATGGGACTGCAGTGGGAAGCCGTGGTGGTCAACGCCGTCGATCCGACCGCCCTGGGGCGATGGTGGGCCGACGCGCTGGGCTGGGGCGCCGTGATCGACTCCGACGGCGACGTCCATATCCGGCCCGAGGCCGACAGCCACCCGGAAATTCTGTTCGTGGCCGTGCCGGATCCGAAACAGATCCAGAACCGCCTCCATCTCGACTTCCGCCCCGAGAATCAGGACGCCGAAGTCGAGCGGCTTGTCGCCCTCGGCGCCCGGCGCGCGGACGTCGGTCAGGGCGAGCAGAGTTGGGTGGTACTCGCCGATCCCGAGGGCAACGAGTTCTGTGTGCTCTCCGGTCGACGCTGA
- a CDS encoding XdhC/CoxI family protein, which yields MRDVLADLMAVWTAGGTAGVGTVVRTFRSAPRPAGASMVVAPDGTASGSVSGGCVEGAVYELATEVAESGVPVLQRYGISDENAFEVGLTCGGIIDIFVEPVARHSFPELAGIVDDIENHLPVAVATVVAHPDDSWVGRRLVVRPEAVTGSLGSERADSAITDDARGLLAAGGSMVLTYGADGQRRGEGMEVFVASYAPRPRMLVFGAIDFAAAVARQGAFMGYRVTVCDARPVFATHARFPTADEVVVDWPHRYLAAQAEARAIDGRTVICVLTHDPKFDVPLLETALRIPDVAFIGAMGSRRTDLDRRERLREVGLTDAELARLSSPIGLDIGARTPEETAVSIAAEIIARRWGGTGRPLVEARGRIHHEEPVESGVE from the coding sequence ATGCGGGATGTCCTGGCAGACCTGATGGCCGTGTGGACCGCGGGTGGAACGGCGGGCGTCGGAACGGTGGTGCGCACGTTCCGGTCCGCGCCGCGTCCGGCCGGCGCGTCGATGGTCGTGGCACCCGACGGGACGGCGTCGGGTTCGGTGTCGGGTGGCTGCGTCGAAGGCGCGGTGTACGAACTCGCGACCGAGGTCGCGGAGTCGGGGGTCCCGGTGCTTCAGCGCTACGGCATCAGCGACGAGAACGCGTTCGAGGTGGGCCTCACGTGTGGCGGAATCATCGACATCTTCGTCGAGCCGGTGGCGCGGCACAGCTTTCCGGAACTGGCCGGGATCGTCGACGACATCGAGAATCATCTACCAGTCGCGGTGGCCACGGTGGTCGCGCATCCCGACGACTCGTGGGTGGGGCGCCGGCTGGTGGTCCGGCCCGAGGCGGTGACGGGCTCGCTCGGTTCGGAGCGCGCCGATTCCGCGATCACCGACGACGCCCGGGGGTTGCTGGCGGCGGGCGGGAGCATGGTGCTGACCTACGGCGCCGACGGTCAGCGCCGCGGCGAGGGCATGGAGGTATTCGTCGCCAGTTACGCTCCGCGGCCCCGCATGCTCGTGTTCGGGGCCATCGACTTCGCGGCCGCCGTGGCGCGGCAGGGTGCGTTCATGGGATATCGGGTCACGGTCTGCGACGCCCGTCCGGTGTTCGCGACGCACGCGCGATTTCCGACGGCCGACGAGGTGGTGGTGGATTGGCCGCACCGGTATCTCGCGGCACAGGCCGAGGCCCGGGCGATCGACGGCCGGACCGTGATCTGTGTTCTCACCCACGACCCCAAGTTCGACGTCCCCCTCCTCGAGACGGCACTGCGCATTCCCGACGTCGCGTTCATCGGCGCGATGGGGTCGCGCAGAACCGACCTGGACCGGAGGGAGCGGCTGCGCGAGGTCGGCCTGACCGACGCCGAACTCGCCCGGTTGTCGAGTCCCATCGGGTTGGACATCGGTGCACGGACTCCGGAGGAGACGGCGGTGTCCATCGCCGCCGAGATCATCGCCCGCCGATGGGGCGGCACCGGACGCCCGCTGGTGGAGGCCAGGGGCCGGATCCACCATGAGGAACCGGTCGAATCCGGCGTCGAATAG
- a CDS encoding sigma factor-like helix-turn-helix DNA-binding protein has translation MSVLDEELHSAAAAAAAGDREAVRRVMTTLWPQIVRYCRTRVGISPQSVRPADEVAQEALLAVARELPSLARSDHPVREVYRIVSGTVAHGHPGSGNSDVPPEVARLLHDLDPTAREIVLLRVIDGLSAHDTAGVLGLPVSRVLVVQHEALRSLRATAA, from the coding sequence ATGAGTGTGCTTGACGAGGAACTGCATTCGGCGGCCGCGGCCGCCGCGGCGGGGGACCGCGAGGCAGTCCGGCGAGTGATGACGACGCTGTGGCCGCAGATAGTACGTTATTGTCGGACGCGCGTGGGGATTTCCCCGCAGTCCGTCCGGCCGGCCGACGAGGTCGCGCAGGAGGCACTGCTCGCGGTGGCGCGGGAACTTCCGTCCCTCGCCCGCAGCGACCATCCCGTCCGCGAGGTGTACCGCATCGTGAGCGGGACGGTCGCACACGGACATCCCGGTTCCGGAAATTCCGACGTCCCGCCCGAAGTGGCGCGCTTGCTGCACGATCTCGACCCCACTGCCCGGGAGATCGTCCTGCTGCGCGTCATCGACGGACTTTCCGCCCACGACACCGCGGGCGTGCTCGGATTGCCGGTGAGCCGAGTACTCGTCGTGCAGCACGAGGCCCTGCGGTCGCTACGGGCGACGGCGGCCTGA
- a CDS encoding aerobic carbon-monoxide dehydrogenase large subunit, giving the protein MTTVESRPPSRDADVVDNDKKPCGHGRMLRKEDPRFIRGLGNYVDDITLPGMLHLAILRSPVAHARIVSIDTSAAQELPKVTAVVTGADLAAKNLAWMPTLSNDVQAVLATDKVRFQGQEVAFVIAEDRYSARDALELIDVEYDMLDPVVDARAALSPDAPVIRDDLDGKTDNHCFDWETGDAAATDAVFAKADVVVKQEIVYPRVHPAPMETCGAIADVDRVSGKLTLYSTSQAPHAHRTVYALVSGIPEHKIRVVSPDIGGGFGNKVPIYPGYVCAIVASLVTGKPVKWMEDRSENLMSTGFARDYIMVGEIAATAEGKMLAIRTKVLADHGAFNGTAAPVKYPAGFFGVFTGSYDIEAAHCAMTAVYTNKAPGGVAYACSFRITEAVYLVERLVDCLAFDLKMDPAELRLKNLLRPDQFPYTSKTGWVYDSGDYETTLRKAMDMIGYEKLREEQKERRERGELMGIGMSFFTEAVGAGPRKDMDILGLGMADGCELRVHPTGKAVLRLSVQTQGQGHETTFAQIVAEELGIPPDDIDVVHGDTDNTPFGLGTYGSRSTPVSGAAAALVARKVRDKAKIIASGMLEASVADLEWEKGEFHVKGDPAAKATIQDIAMRAHGAGDLPEGIEGGLDAQICYNPENLTYPYGAYFCVVDVDPGTAVVKVRRFLAVDDCGTRINPMIIEGQVHGGIVDGIGMALMEIIEFDEDGNCLGGSLMDYLIPTALEVPKLETGFTVTPSPHHPIGAKGIGESATVGSPPAVVNAVVDALAPFGVRHADMPLTPSRVWEAMQGRATPPI; this is encoded by the coding sequence ATGACCACCGTCGAATCGCGTCCGCCCTCGCGCGACGCCGACGTCGTAGACAACGACAAGAAGCCGTGCGGCCACGGTCGCATGCTCCGCAAGGAGGATCCCCGCTTCATCCGGGGCCTCGGAAATTACGTCGACGACATCACCCTCCCCGGCATGCTGCACCTGGCGATCCTGCGGTCGCCGGTCGCGCACGCCCGGATCGTGAGCATCGACACCAGTGCGGCGCAGGAACTCCCGAAGGTGACGGCGGTGGTGACGGGCGCCGATCTCGCCGCCAAGAACCTCGCGTGGATGCCGACCCTGTCCAACGACGTGCAGGCCGTGCTGGCCACCGACAAGGTGCGCTTCCAGGGCCAGGAGGTCGCGTTCGTCATCGCCGAGGACCGGTACTCGGCGCGGGACGCGCTGGAACTGATCGACGTCGAGTACGACATGCTCGATCCCGTCGTCGACGCGCGCGCGGCGCTCTCGCCCGACGCACCGGTGATCCGGGACGACCTCGACGGCAAGACGGACAATCACTGCTTCGACTGGGAGACGGGCGATGCCGCCGCGACCGACGCCGTGTTCGCGAAGGCGGACGTGGTGGTGAAGCAGGAGATCGTCTACCCCAGGGTGCATCCGGCGCCGATGGAGACGTGCGGCGCGATCGCGGACGTCGACCGGGTGTCGGGCAAGCTGACGTTGTACTCCACCTCCCAGGCCCCGCACGCACACCGGACGGTCTACGCCCTTGTGTCGGGGATCCCGGAGCACAAGATCCGGGTGGTGTCGCCGGACATCGGCGGGGGGTTCGGCAACAAGGTCCCGATCTACCCGGGATACGTGTGCGCGATCGTCGCGTCGCTGGTGACGGGCAAACCGGTGAAGTGGATGGAGGATCGCAGCGAGAACCTGATGAGCACCGGGTTCGCCCGCGACTACATCATGGTCGGGGAGATCGCCGCGACCGCCGAGGGGAAGATGCTCGCGATCCGCACGAAGGTGCTGGCCGATCACGGCGCGTTCAACGGGACCGCGGCGCCCGTGAAATATCCGGCGGGCTTCTTCGGGGTCTTCACCGGCAGTTACGACATCGAGGCCGCGCACTGCGCGATGACGGCGGTCTACACGAACAAGGCGCCCGGTGGCGTGGCGTACGCCTGCTCGTTCCGCATCACCGAGGCCGTGTATCTGGTCGAACGCCTCGTCGACTGCCTCGCGTTCGACCTGAAGATGGATCCGGCGGAGCTTCGGCTGAAGAATCTGCTGCGCCCCGACCAGTTCCCGTACACCAGCAAGACGGGGTGGGTGTATGACTCGGGCGACTACGAGACCACGCTGCGCAAGGCCATGGACATGATCGGCTACGAGAAGTTGCGGGAGGAACAGAAGGAACGCCGCGAACGCGGTGAGCTGATGGGCATCGGCATGTCGTTCTTCACCGAGGCCGTCGGTGCCGGGCCTCGGAAGGACATGGACATCCTGGGACTGGGCATGGCCGACGGATGCGAACTGCGGGTGCACCCGACGGGGAAGGCCGTCCTGCGGTTGTCGGTGCAGACCCAGGGGCAGGGGCACGAGACGACGTTTGCGCAGATCGTGGCGGAGGAACTCGGAATTCCGCCGGACGACATCGACGTCGTGCACGGCGACACCGACAACACGCCGTTCGGGCTCGGCACGTACGGCAGCCGGTCGACGCCGGTCTCGGGGGCGGCCGCGGCGCTGGTGGCGCGCAAGGTGCGCGACAAGGCGAAGATCATCGCGTCCGGGATGCTCGAGGCCTCGGTCGCGGATCTCGAATGGGAGAAGGGCGAATTCCATGTGAAGGGTGATCCGGCGGCGAAGGCGACCATCCAGGACATCGCGATGCGGGCACACGGCGCCGGTGATCTGCCGGAGGGCATCGAGGGCGGACTCGACGCGCAGATCTGTTACAACCCCGAGAATCTGACGTACCCGTACGGCGCGTACTTCTGTGTCGTCGACGTCGATCCCGGCACCGCCGTGGTGAAGGTGCGGAGGTTCCTCGCCGTCGACGACTGCGGCACCCGCATCAACCCGATGATCATCGAGGGACAGGTGCACGGCGGCATCGTCGACGGAATCGGGATGGCGCTGATGGAGATCATCGAATTCGACGAGGACGGCAACTGCCTCGGCGGATCGCTGATGGACTACCTGATCCCCACCGCGCTGGAGGTGCCGAAACTCGAGACGGGCTTCACCGTCACGCCGTCGCCGCATCACCCGATCGGCGCCAAGGGCATCGGCGAGTCCGCGACGGTCGGATCGCCTCCGGCCGTGGTGAACGCCGTCGTGGACGCGCTCGCCCCGTTCGGTGTGCGGCACGCCGACATGCCGCTCACCCCGTCCCGGGTGTGGGAAGCCATGCAGGGCCGCGCGACACCGCCGATCTGA